A single region of the Variovorax paradoxus genome encodes:
- the ilvD gene encoding dihydroxy-acid dehydratase, producing MDTKPIQINRRSANIVEGKSRAPNRSMFYAMGYEESDFKKPMVGVANGHSTITPCNSGLQKLADAAIAGIEEAGGNAQVFGTPTISDGMAMGTEGMKYSLVSREVISDCIETCVGGQWMDGVLVVGGCDKNMPGGLMGMLRANVPAIYVYGGTILPGKYKGQDLNIVSVFEAVGQNAAGNMSDEDLLEIEKRAIPGTGSCGGMYTANTMSSAFEALGISLPYSSTMANPHDEKANSAKESAKVLIEAIKKDLKPRDIVTKKAIENAVAVIMATGGSTNAVLHFLAIAHAAEVEWTIDDFERMRKKVPVICDLKPSGKYLAVDLHQAGGIPQVMKVLLNAGLLHGDCITITGQTIAEVLKDVPDVPRADQDVIRPIDNPMYDEGHLAILKGNLSPEGAVAKITGLKNPVITGPARVFDDEQSALKAILDGKIKAGDVMVLRYLGPKGGPGMPEMLAPTGALIGAGLGESVGLITDGRFSGGTWGMVVGHVAPEAAAGGTIAFVNEGDSITIDAHKLVLELNVPEAELAKRREGWKPPAPRYTRGVQAKFAFNASSASSGAVLDKF from the coding sequence ATGGACACCAAGCCAATCCAGATCAACCGCCGCAGCGCCAACATCGTCGAAGGCAAGAGCCGCGCGCCCAACCGCTCGATGTTCTACGCCATGGGCTACGAAGAGAGCGACTTCAAGAAGCCGATGGTCGGCGTGGCCAACGGCCACAGCACCATCACCCCGTGCAACTCGGGCCTGCAGAAGCTGGCCGACGCGGCCATTGCCGGCATCGAGGAGGCGGGCGGCAACGCGCAGGTGTTCGGCACCCCCACCATCTCCGACGGCATGGCCATGGGCACCGAAGGCATGAAGTACTCGCTGGTGAGCCGCGAGGTCATCTCCGACTGCATCGAGACCTGCGTGGGCGGCCAGTGGATGGACGGCGTGCTGGTGGTCGGCGGCTGCGACAAGAACATGCCCGGCGGCCTCATGGGCATGCTGCGCGCCAACGTGCCGGCCATCTACGTGTACGGCGGCACCATCCTGCCGGGCAAGTACAAGGGGCAAGACCTCAACATCGTGAGCGTGTTCGAAGCCGTGGGCCAGAACGCCGCCGGCAACATGAGCGACGAAGACCTGCTGGAGATCGAGAAGCGCGCCATTCCGGGCACCGGCTCGTGCGGCGGCATGTACACGGCCAACACCATGTCCAGCGCATTCGAGGCGCTGGGCATTTCGCTGCCCTATTCGTCGACCATGGCCAACCCGCACGACGAAAAGGCCAACTCGGCCAAGGAATCGGCCAAGGTGCTGATCGAGGCGATCAAGAAAGACCTGAAGCCGCGCGACATCGTGACCAAGAAGGCCATCGAGAACGCGGTCGCCGTCATCATGGCCACGGGCGGCTCGACCAACGCGGTGCTGCACTTCCTGGCGATTGCGCACGCGGCTGAAGTCGAATGGACCATCGACGACTTCGAGCGCATGCGCAAGAAGGTTCCGGTGATCTGCGACCTGAAGCCGAGCGGCAAGTACCTGGCGGTCGACCTGCACCAGGCCGGCGGCATTCCGCAGGTGATGAAGGTGCTGCTGAACGCGGGCCTGCTGCACGGCGACTGCATCACCATCACCGGCCAGACGATTGCCGAGGTGCTGAAGGACGTGCCCGACGTGCCGCGCGCCGACCAGGACGTGATCCGCCCCATCGATAACCCGATGTACGACGAAGGCCACTTGGCCATCCTGAAGGGCAACCTCTCGCCCGAAGGCGCAGTCGCCAAGATCACCGGCCTGAAGAACCCCGTGATCACCGGCCCTGCGCGCGTGTTCGATGACGAGCAGTCGGCGCTCAAGGCCATTCTCGACGGCAAGATCAAGGCGGGCGACGTGATGGTGCTGCGCTACCTGGGCCCCAAGGGCGGCCCGGGCATGCCCGAAATGCTGGCGCCAACGGGCGCGCTCATCGGCGCGGGCCTGGGCGAAAGCGTGGGCCTGATCACCGACGGCCGCTTCTCGGGCGGTACCTGGGGCATGGTGGTCGGCCATGTGGCACCCGAAGCGGCGGCGGGCGGCACCATTGCATTCGTGAACGAAGGCGACTCGATCACGATCGATGCGCACAAGCTGGTGCTCGAACTCAACGTGCCCGAAGCCGAGCTTGCCAAGCGCCGCGAAGGCTGGAAGCCGCCGGCTCCGCGCTACACGCGCGGCGTGCAGGCCAAGTTCGCGTTCAATGCCTCGAGCGCCAGCTCGGGCGCGGTGCTCGACAAGTTCTGA
- a CDS encoding GntR family transcriptional regulator: MRLVPNSLHDEVAATLREQIFAGELAPGSFLDEAALCERLSISRTPLREALKVLTAEGLLRHEPRRGCFVREVTERDLDEIFPVIALLEGRCAYEAARNASDSELHDLDALHERLVRHAKAKRINDYYATNHLIHEAIIQLADNKWLAQVIGDLRKILKLARLQQLHAPGRLEQSLSEHLAVFAALKARDSEGADAAMRTHLTRQREALREVARQQKSRVMS; encoded by the coding sequence ATGCGCCTTGTTCCCAACTCCCTGCACGACGAAGTCGCCGCCACGCTGCGCGAGCAGATCTTCGCGGGCGAGCTCGCGCCGGGCAGTTTCCTGGACGAGGCGGCGCTGTGCGAGCGGCTGTCGATTTCGCGCACCCCCTTGCGCGAGGCGCTCAAGGTGCTCACGGCCGAAGGCCTGCTGCGGCACGAGCCGCGGCGCGGCTGCTTCGTGCGAGAGGTGACGGAGCGCGACCTCGACGAGATATTTCCGGTGATTGCGCTGCTCGAAGGCCGCTGCGCCTACGAGGCCGCGCGAAATGCCAGCGACTCCGAGCTGCATGACCTCGACGCCTTGCATGAGCGGCTGGTGCGGCACGCCAAGGCCAAGCGCATCAACGACTACTACGCCACCAACCACCTCATTCACGAGGCGATCATCCAGTTGGCCGACAACAAGTGGCTGGCGCAGGTGATCGGCGATCTGCGCAAGATTCTCAAGCTCGCGCGGCTGCAGCAGTTGCATGCACCAGGCCGCCTGGAGCAAAGCCTGTCGGAGCACCTGGCGGTTTTCGCGGCGCTCAAGGCGCGCGACAGCGAAGGCGCGGACGCCGCCATGCGCACGCACCTGACCCGCCAGCGCGAGGCCCTGCGCGAAGTGGCGCGGCAGCAGAAATCAAGGGTGATGTCATGA
- a CDS encoding DUF3592 domain-containing protein, translated as MDEETIQHAVLVFGLSLLLGPAIGGLAGWLKNFFWGVGIGALLIGCAGLYAAATIGWQRYQSIEGTASVQGSLVDFVEERSKDSNGRTTVSRAPVVEYVAADGQKRLVKGLGGGLSDKEWGDAVEVRYSIADPAHALIADFQNMWGPVWGFGIFGLFPTMFGLFFTGMAINEGRPVKRPVQRAATPTQQRWRTRGTVMANLVFVAGFAVCFLYPGESMGKALGAGFMTIGAGALLHFAVQSFPPAMAFESRSILAIVGLGFLAFGYGAWMMLA; from the coding sequence ATGGACGAAGAAACCATCCAGCATGCGGTGCTGGTCTTCGGGCTCTCGCTCTTGCTCGGGCCTGCCATCGGCGGATTGGCCGGATGGCTCAAGAACTTTTTCTGGGGCGTCGGCATTGGCGCGCTGCTGATCGGCTGCGCCGGGCTGTATGCCGCGGCAACCATCGGGTGGCAGCGATACCAATCGATTGAAGGCACCGCCAGCGTACAGGGCAGCCTGGTCGATTTTGTCGAAGAGCGCAGCAAGGACAGCAACGGCCGCACGACGGTTTCGCGCGCCCCGGTGGTCGAGTACGTCGCCGCCGACGGCCAGAAACGCCTGGTCAAGGGCCTTGGCGGCGGCTTGTCGGACAAGGAATGGGGCGACGCTGTCGAGGTGCGCTACAGCATCGCCGACCCGGCGCACGCGCTGATCGCCGATTTCCAGAACATGTGGGGCCCCGTGTGGGGATTCGGCATCTTCGGGCTGTTCCCGACGATGTTCGGCCTGTTCTTCACCGGCATGGCCATCAACGAAGGGCGCCCCGTCAAGCGGCCCGTGCAGCGTGCGGCCACGCCCACGCAGCAGCGCTGGCGCACGCGCGGCACCGTGATGGCCAACCTCGTTTTCGTGGCCGGCTTCGCCGTGTGTTTTCTCTACCCGGGCGAGAGCATGGGAAAGGCACTCGGCGCCGGGTTCATGACCATCGGCGCCGGTGCGTTGCTGCACTTTGCGGTGCAGAGTTTCCCTCCGGCCATGGCGTTCGAATCCCGCAGCATCCTCGCGATCGTCGGCCTCGGGTTTCTGGCCTTCGGCTACGGCGCGTGGATGATGCTGGCCTGA
- a CDS encoding LysR family transcriptional regulator, translating into MDRIDLLKVFLRVAETGSFTRAADRLALPRATISTAVQQLEAKLGSRLLHRTTRRVGLTPDGEVLLERARTLVADMEDIEQQFLPSRSHVSGRLKVDVPSRIARRLIAPALPDFFERYPAIELELGSSDRAVDLVLEGVDCALRVGPLASSSLVARPLGHFTLINCASPAYLARHGTPRAPADLPEHLAVNYASPTSGRAAPWEWQRDGETATLRMRSQVSANNAETYIACALAGLGLIQIPAYDVREHLAAGELAEVLPEARAQPLPVHLIYPHRRNLSRRMQAFAGWVEMLLAASLDAPEAPRPAGARTPRR; encoded by the coding sequence ATGGACCGCATCGACCTTCTCAAGGTGTTCCTGCGCGTGGCCGAAACCGGCAGCTTCACGCGTGCGGCCGATCGGCTCGCGCTGCCGCGCGCCACCATCTCCACCGCGGTGCAGCAGCTCGAGGCGAAGCTGGGCTCGCGCCTCCTGCACCGGACCACGCGGCGCGTCGGCCTCACGCCCGACGGCGAAGTGCTGCTGGAGCGGGCCCGCACGCTGGTGGCCGACATGGAAGACATCGAGCAGCAGTTCCTCCCGTCGCGCAGCCACGTCAGCGGACGGCTCAAGGTCGACGTGCCGAGCCGCATCGCGCGGCGGCTCATTGCGCCGGCGCTGCCGGATTTCTTCGAGCGCTACCCGGCGATCGAGCTCGAACTCGGCTCCAGCGACCGCGCCGTGGACCTGGTGCTCGAAGGTGTCGATTGCGCGCTGCGCGTGGGTCCGTTGGCGAGCAGCAGCCTGGTGGCGCGGCCGCTCGGGCATTTCACGCTGATCAATTGCGCGAGCCCGGCCTACCTGGCCCGCCATGGCACGCCGCGCGCGCCGGCGGACCTGCCCGAGCACCTCGCGGTCAACTACGCCTCGCCGACCAGCGGCCGCGCGGCGCCGTGGGAGTGGCAGCGCGACGGCGAGACCGCGACGCTGCGCATGCGCAGCCAGGTGAGCGCGAACAACGCCGAGACCTACATCGCCTGCGCGCTGGCGGGGCTGGGGCTGATCCAGATCCCGGCCTACGACGTGCGCGAACACCTCGCGGCCGGCGAGCTGGCCGAGGTGCTGCCCGAGGCGCGCGCCCAGCCGCTGCCGGTGCACCTGATCTATCCGCACCGGCGCAACCTATCGCGCCGGATGCAGGCCTTCGCGGGCTGGGTCGAGATGCTGCTCGCCGCGTCGCTCGATGCGCCCGAAGCACCGCGGCCGGCCGGCGCACGAACGCCGCGCAGGTAG
- a CDS encoding c-type cytochrome yields the protein MKRLLSFAVLGLGLAAPAFADLALATSKNCMSCHAVERKVLGPSFKDVAAKYKGNAGAADMLATKIIKGGSGVWGPVPMPANNQVSEADAKKLAAWVLSTR from the coding sequence ATGAAAAGACTCCTGTCGTTCGCTGTTTTGGGCCTTGGCCTGGCCGCCCCTGCTTTCGCCGACCTGGCGCTGGCCACGTCGAAAAACTGCATGAGCTGCCATGCGGTGGAGCGCAAGGTGCTCGGCCCCTCGTTCAAGGACGTGGCCGCCAAGTACAAGGGCAATGCCGGCGCCGCCGACATGCTCGCAACGAAGATCATCAAGGGTGGTTCGGGCGTGTGGGGTCCGGTGCCGATGCCAGCCAACAACCAGGTCAGCGAAGCGGACGCAAAGAAGCTTGCTGCCTGGGTGCTGTCGACGCGCTGA
- a CDS encoding SDR family oxidoreductase, giving the protein MSARTLQNKVAVIAGGGKNLGALIGHQLVDGGARGIAIHYNSDASRKEAEKTAAELEAKGAGTLLVQGDLAVVESSARLFDQAVAHFGQVDIAINTAGVVIKKPILDVTEADYDKSFDANAKAAFFFIQQAGRTLADGGSIVSLVSSLLAAYTPFYAIYPASKAAVEHYTRAASKEFGERGISVNAIGPGPMDTPFFYGQESKEAVEYHSSAAALSKFSKKGLTDIEDIAPIVRFLVTEGWWITGQTIFANGGYTTR; this is encoded by the coding sequence ATGTCCGCACGCACTCTCCAGAACAAGGTCGCCGTCATCGCCGGCGGCGGCAAGAACCTCGGCGCGCTCATCGGCCATCAACTGGTCGACGGCGGCGCCCGCGGCATCGCGATCCACTACAACAGCGACGCCTCGCGCAAGGAGGCGGAGAAGACCGCCGCCGAACTCGAGGCCAAGGGCGCCGGCACGCTGCTGGTGCAGGGCGACCTGGCCGTGGTGGAGAGCAGCGCGAGGCTGTTCGACCAGGCGGTGGCGCACTTCGGTCAGGTCGACATCGCCATCAACACCGCGGGCGTGGTGATCAAGAAGCCGATCCTCGATGTCACCGAAGCCGACTACGACAAGAGCTTCGACGCCAACGCCAAGGCCGCGTTCTTCTTCATCCAGCAGGCCGGCCGCACGCTGGCAGACGGCGGCAGCATCGTGTCGCTGGTGAGCTCGCTCCTCGCGGCCTACACGCCGTTCTACGCGATCTATCCGGCCTCGAAGGCGGCAGTGGAACACTACACGCGTGCGGCCTCCAAGGAGTTCGGCGAGCGCGGCATCTCGGTCAACGCGATCGGCCCCGGACCGATGGACACGCCGTTCTTCTATGGGCAGGAAAGCAAGGAGGCCGTCGAATACCACAGCAGTGCGGCGGCGCTCAGCAAGTTCTCGAAGAAGGGCCTCACCGACATCGAGGACATCGCGCCCATCGTGCGCTTCCTGGTCACCGAAGGCTGGTGGATCACGGGCCAGACCATCTTTGCCAACGGCGGCTACACCACGCGCTGA
- a CDS encoding malonyl-CoA decarboxylase yields the protein MSATEWFQARLRSGDKTGSKVPVAPEGAARGAPKAAAKPTVRSTAERMQATLRKADEALSPRALRRVLTALQSVIDPRVSEVEGGRRAHAIALEYAAATPEERRDYWALMSEHFAADPQKLKSARDQHQAAVGTPDEGQAELKLRRALVSPRMRLLQRFAVEPEGMRFLVDLRAELLPFLKSDKRLIALDAELEHLFSTWFDVAFLELRRIDWDSPASLIEKLIRYEAVHDIKSWTDVKNRLDDSDRRCYGFFHPRLPNEPLIFVEVALVDRISDGIMPLLDETAVPIQPAKATTAIFYSISNTQNGLRGVSFGDSLIKRVVETLQDELPRLKIFATLSPIPGFRAWLAKNAAELLPRLDEKREAELGRLVGSLPPTAERLLAAVDGAATLDAKSPLRQWLLQAAAEYLGRTLIDGTPVDPVARFHLGNGARVERLNWAGDPSPKGQKQSYGLMVNYLYDLKRLDKHRAWLAEGKVAVSGDVESLFFKKG from the coding sequence ATGAGTGCGACCGAATGGTTCCAGGCGCGGCTGCGTTCTGGCGACAAGACCGGCAGCAAGGTGCCCGTGGCGCCCGAGGGCGCCGCCCGCGGCGCGCCCAAGGCTGCCGCAAAACCCACCGTGCGCTCGACCGCCGAGCGCATGCAGGCCACCTTGCGCAAGGCCGACGAGGCGCTGTCGCCGCGCGCCTTGCGCCGCGTGCTCACGGCCTTGCAGTCGGTCATCGATCCACGCGTGAGCGAGGTCGAGGGCGGCCGGAGGGCGCACGCCATTGCACTCGAATACGCGGCCGCCACGCCGGAAGAGCGCCGTGACTACTGGGCGCTGATGAGCGAGCATTTCGCGGCCGATCCGCAAAAGCTCAAGTCGGCGCGCGACCAGCACCAGGCTGCCGTCGGAACGCCCGACGAAGGCCAGGCCGAATTGAAGCTGCGCCGGGCGCTGGTGTCGCCCCGCATGCGGCTGCTGCAGCGCTTTGCGGTAGAGCCCGAGGGCATGCGCTTCCTGGTCGACCTGCGCGCCGAGCTGCTGCCTTTTCTCAAGTCCGACAAGCGGCTGATTGCGCTCGATGCCGAACTGGAGCACCTGTTCTCCACCTGGTTCGACGTCGCGTTTCTCGAACTGCGCCGCATCGACTGGGATTCGCCGGCTTCGCTGATCGAGAAGCTGATCCGCTACGAGGCCGTGCACGACATCAAGAGCTGGACCGACGTGAAGAACCGGCTCGACGACAGCGACCGCCGTTGCTACGGCTTCTTCCATCCGCGGCTGCCCAACGAGCCGCTGATCTTCGTCGAGGTGGCGCTGGTCGACCGCATCAGCGACGGCATCATGCCGCTGCTCGACGAAACAGCCGTGCCCATTCAGCCGGCCAAGGCCACCACCGCGATTTTCTATTCGATCAGCAACACCCAGAACGGCCTGCGGGGCGTGAGCTTCGGCGATTCGCTCATCAAGCGCGTGGTCGAGACGCTGCAGGACGAGCTGCCGCGCCTGAAGATCTTTGCCACCCTCTCGCCCATTCCCGGCTTTCGAGCCTGGCTGGCCAAGAACGCCGCGGAACTGCTGCCGCGCCTGGACGAAAAGCGCGAGGCCGAACTCGGCCGCCTCGTCGGTTCGCTGCCCCCCACCGCCGAGCGCCTGCTTGCGGCGGTAGACGGCGCAGCCACGCTCGACGCCAAGTCGCCGCTGCGCCAATGGCTGCTGCAGGCGGCAGCCGAGTACCTGGGCCGCACGCTGATCGACGGCACGCCCGTCGATCCGGTAGCGCGTTTTCACCTGGGCAACGGTGCCCGGGTCGAGCGGCTCAACTGGGCTGGCGATCCGTCGCCCAAAGGGCAAAAGCAGTCTTATGGCCTCATGGTCAATTACCTCTACGATCTCAAGCGGCTCGACAAGCATCGCGCATGGTTGGCCGAAGGCAAGGTGGCGGTTTCGGGAGATGTCGAAAGCCTGTTCTTCAAAAAAGGCTGA
- the lgt gene encoding prolipoprotein diacylglyceryl transferase produces MLMYPQINPVALQLGPVAIHWYGLTYLAAFALFYFLGTRRLRHEPYRSLAGTGAWQRKDIEDILFLGVMGVIVGGRLGYCLFYKPEFYLAHPLEILYVWQGGMSFHGGLLGVIGAMIWFARSRARPFWQVMDFVSPCVPTGLAAGRVGNFINGELWGRFSSPDLPWGMVFPQSGSMLPRHPSQVYQFLLEGLLLFVIMWLYARKERKEGQVAAVFLIGYGALRFIAEYFREPDDFLGLRALNLSQGQWLSVPMVLFGIGLWLWAARRPRPATA; encoded by the coding sequence ATGCTCATGTATCCGCAGATCAATCCTGTCGCCCTGCAGCTCGGGCCCGTGGCCATCCACTGGTATGGCCTGACCTACCTGGCCGCGTTCGCGCTGTTCTACTTTCTCGGCACGCGCCGCCTTCGGCACGAACCGTATCGCTCGCTCGCCGGCACGGGCGCCTGGCAGCGCAAGGACATCGAGGACATTCTTTTTCTTGGGGTGATGGGCGTCATCGTGGGTGGGCGGCTCGGCTACTGCCTGTTCTACAAGCCCGAGTTCTATCTGGCGCATCCGCTCGAAATTCTCTATGTGTGGCAGGGCGGCATGAGCTTTCATGGTGGCCTCCTGGGCGTGATCGGCGCAATGATCTGGTTTGCGCGCTCGCGCGCCCGGCCGTTCTGGCAGGTGATGGACTTCGTTTCGCCCTGCGTGCCGACGGGCCTCGCGGCAGGCCGCGTGGGTAACTTCATCAACGGCGAACTCTGGGGCCGCTTCAGCAGCCCCGACCTGCCCTGGGGCATGGTGTTTCCGCAAAGCGGCTCGATGCTGCCGCGCCATCCTTCGCAGGTGTACCAGTTCCTGCTCGAGGGGCTTCTGCTGTTCGTCATCATGTGGCTCTACGCGCGCAAGGAACGCAAGGAAGGGCAGGTGGCCGCGGTGTTCCTCATCGGCTACGGCGCGCTGCGCTTCATTGCCGAATACTTCCGCGAGCCCGACGACTTTCTGGGCCTGCGCGCGCTGAACCTGAGCCAGGGGCAATGGCTCAGCGTGCCGATGGTGCTCTTCGGCATCGGCCTGTGGCTCTGGGCCGCGCGGCGCCCCCGGCCGGCCACCGCCTGA
- a CDS encoding LysR family transcriptional regulator, producing MKDALIDLRAWRQFVAVAEELHFGRAALRLHMTQPPVTQAIAQLEKTLGVVLFDRTRRRVALTPAGEALLPDVRELLARAQALPARARAAAAGQVGRVRIAFVSTVGFEQLPAWVREFRVRCPEVALELVEATGDVQIEAFARGEIDAGLMLHSPGAAPPGLARLPVEEEALVLALPSQHRLARARPVPLAEALAEPLVIFPRRIVPSLHDAVFDLYHAAGRTPQVAQEAIQMQTIVNLVSGGIGVAWVPRSVMQFRRAGVVYRQAGEFKGTGRRRVALPVCETSLVWPAQAAHPALARFVEFVRERTGRARPA from the coding sequence ATGAAAGATGCTTTGATCGACCTGCGCGCCTGGCGCCAGTTCGTGGCCGTGGCAGAGGAACTGCACTTCGGCCGCGCCGCGCTGCGGCTGCACATGACCCAGCCGCCGGTGACGCAGGCCATTGCCCAGCTCGAGAAAACACTGGGCGTCGTGCTGTTCGACCGCACGCGCCGCCGCGTGGCGCTCACGCCGGCCGGCGAGGCGCTGCTGCCCGACGTGCGCGAGCTGCTAGCGCGCGCCCAGGCGCTGCCGGCGCGGGCGCGCGCGGCGGCGGCGGGGCAGGTGGGCCGCGTGCGCATCGCCTTTGTCTCGACCGTCGGCTTCGAGCAGCTGCCGGCCTGGGTGCGCGAATTCCGCGTGCGCTGCCCGGAGGTGGCGCTCGAACTGGTCGAAGCCACGGGCGACGTGCAGATCGAGGCCTTCGCGCGCGGCGAGATCGACGCCGGCCTGATGCTGCATTCGCCGGGTGCCGCGCCGCCTGGGCTGGCGCGCCTGCCGGTAGAGGAAGAGGCACTGGTGCTGGCGCTGCCCTCGCAGCACCGGCTCGCGCGTGCGCGGCCCGTGCCGCTGGCCGAGGCGCTGGCCGAGCCGCTCGTGATCTTCCCGCGCCGCATCGTGCCATCGCTGCACGATGCGGTCTTCGATCTCTATCACGCGGCGGGCCGCACGCCGCAAGTGGCGCAGGAGGCCATCCAGATGCAGACCATCGTCAATCTCGTCTCGGGCGGCATCGGCGTGGCCTGGGTACCGCGCAGCGTGATGCAGTTCCGGCGCGCGGGGGTGGTCTATCGGCAGGCCGGCGAGTTCAAGGGCACCGGCCGGCGCCGCGTGGCGCTGCCGGTCTGCGAAACCAGCCTCGTGTGGCCCGCGCAGGCCGCGCATCCGGCGCTGGCGCGTTTCGTGGAATTCGTGCGCGAGCGCACGGGGCGGGCACGGCCGGCGTAG
- a CDS encoding LapA family protein, translating to MGVRSAFLFAILLLIAALAALNWGTLSSPVPVSLGFMTISAPLGLMMLGLTVALGVFFLVYVLYLHSSVLLDAKRHNKEMQVQRDLADKAEASRFTELRNFLEAQENKHMAENAERHAALVARLGQVESVIRQRSEQSDNTVAAHIGQLEDRIERRPLPTDIDPRV from the coding sequence ATGGGTGTGAGATCTGCTTTCCTGTTTGCCATTCTGCTGCTGATCGCGGCCCTTGCCGCGCTCAACTGGGGCACGCTGTCTTCGCCCGTGCCGGTCTCGCTGGGCTTCATGACCATTTCCGCGCCGCTGGGCTTGATGATGCTGGGGCTTACCGTCGCCCTGGGCGTGTTCTTCCTGGTCTATGTGCTGTACCTGCACAGCTCGGTGCTGCTGGACGCGAAGCGCCACAACAAGGAAATGCAGGTGCAGCGCGACCTTGCCGACAAGGCCGAGGCTTCGCGCTTTACCGAGCTGCGCAACTTCCTTGAAGCACAAGAGAACAAGCACATGGCGGAGAACGCCGAGCGCCATGCCGCATTGGTTGCGAGGCTGGGGCAGGTCGAGAGCGTGATTCGTCAGCGCTCGGAGCAGTCGGACAACACCGTGGCTGCGCACATCGGCCAGCTCGAAGACCGCATCGAGCGCCGGCCGCTGCCCACGGACATCGATCCGCGGGTTTGA
- a CDS encoding TIGR04438 family Trp-rich protein: MLFLLLGLLGIGLKYFEVGMVAGWSWWIVLSPFALAVAWWAWADSSGYTKRKVVEREERRKQARIDRQRSNMGLPPNNRPKR; encoded by the coding sequence ATGCTTTTTCTGCTGTTGGGCCTGCTGGGCATAGGTCTCAAATACTTCGAAGTGGGCATGGTCGCCGGCTGGAGCTGGTGGATCGTGCTGTCGCCTTTTGCGCTGGCCGTGGCGTGGTGGGCCTGGGCCGATTCGTCGGGCTATACCAAGCGCAAGGTCGTCGAGCGCGAAGAGCGCCGCAAGCAGGCGCGCATCGACCGCCAGCGCAGCAACATGGGCCTGCCGCCCAACAACCGCCCGAAGCGCTGA